The genomic segment CCGTCGGATGCGAACAGTGAAGAAGTGACACAGCTCCTCTATCGCGCCGCACAGAAATGTACGTATGTGATTGATAACCCGCCGCCGGAAGTGTTCCTGGTGGATTTGCAGCAAGGCATTCAGCTCTTTGAGTTACGCATCCACGCCGCCGAAATGGGCCACCGGATGCCGCTGCGACACGAAATCCATCAGCTCATTTTGCAGGGTTTCCGCGAACACGGTATCGAAATGCCATTCCCGCCTTTCCAGATGCGCCTGGAGAGCCTCGACGGGAAACGCACCGCGCGGACATTGACCTCCGCTGGCCGCACTAACCGTGCGCCCGGTAGTATGTAGCTAAAAACGAAAAAGGAGCCGAAAGGCTCCTTTTTTATGTCATGAAGGATCAGGTCCGTCTGAAAATGTTTTAACGCTTTTATCCATCCTGCATGCTCAACACCGGCCGGGTGACAGAGCGCCCCCCGTTATCCGATATTACACCTGCACCAACATCAGGCGCGGTCGACCGTAAAGGCGATAACCTCCGCCAGGCTTTCAGCCCCCAGCGCCAGCATAATCAGCCGATCCACGCCGAGCGCCACGCCGGAACAATCCGGCAGGCCCACCTTGAGCGCTTCCAGCAAATTATAGTCGACCGGCTGTTGCGGCAACCCGCGCTGCTGGCGTTTGCGGTTATCCTGCTCGAAACGCTGCTGCTGTTCGCGCGCGTCTGTCAGCTCATGGAAACCATTCGCCAGTTCGATGCCTTTGTAATAGACCTCGAAACGTTCTGCCACGCGATGATCTTCGGTGCTGATTTGCGCGAGCGCCGCCTGGCTTGCCGGGAAATGATAGACAAACACCGGGCGATCTTTACCGATATGCGGCTCGACGCCCATGGTAAACAGCAGTTGCAGCAGCGTATCGCGATCTTCTTCGGTATCGGCAATGTTGCTGAGATCAAGCTTCGCCGCCACGTCACGCAGCTGGTTTTTATCTGCCGAGAGCGGATCGATCTCCAGATGACGCTGGAACGCCTGCTGGTAAGAAATGGTCTCGGCAGGCTGGCAATCCAGCACTTGCTGCAATAGATCGTCCACCTCATTCATCAGACGGTACATATCGTAATGCGGGCGGTACCACTCCAGCATAGTGAATTCCGGGTTGTGGTGGCGTCCCATCTCTTCATTACGGAAGCTGCGGCACAACTGATACACCGGCCCACAACCTGCCGCCAGCAGCCGTTTCATATGGTATTCCGGGCTGGTCATGAGATAGAGGTTGATTCCCTGGGAATGGCCGGGGCCGACGAAACGCGTTTCGAACGGGAACAAGTGGATATCGGTTACCGTCGCCTGGCTCATGCAGGGGGTTTCCACCTCCAGAACGCCGCGGTCCGCAAAAAAGCGGCGGATCTCCGCCATGATGGCGGCGCGTTTTAACAGGTTGGGGATGGATGCGCTCGGCTGCCAGGTGGCCGTTTCGCTCATGGTGCTTTCTCCGTCGTCAAACAAGGGCACGAAGTCTACTCGTATCCCGACCGGCAGACAAATTTTGCGCACTATTGGCGTCAGGCGCGCAGAGGTTGCGTTTTGTGAGCCACCTCATCAACCCGAGGGATAAACCCCGTCATGCAGCCCCAAAAAATCGAACACATCAAATTTCCCCTCTGGGGGTGCGGTTATACTCAGCTACCCAAAAAGGAGCAGGGG from the Cronobacter condimenti 1330 genome contains:
- the epmA gene encoding elongation factor P--(R)-beta-lysine ligase, with the protein product MSETATWQPSASIPNLLKRAAIMAEIRRFFADRGVLEVETPCMSQATVTDIHLFPFETRFVGPGHSQGINLYLMTSPEYHMKRLLAAGCGPVYQLCRSFRNEEMGRHHNPEFTMLEWYRPHYDMYRLMNEVDDLLQQVLDCQPAETISYQQAFQRHLEIDPLSADKNQLRDVAAKLDLSNIADTEEDRDTLLQLLFTMGVEPHIGKDRPVFVYHFPASQAALAQISTEDHRVAERFEVYYKGIELANGFHELTDAREQQQRFEQDNRKRQQRGLPQQPVDYNLLEALKVGLPDCSGVALGVDRLIMLALGAESLAEVIAFTVDRA